One Fontisphaera persica DNA window includes the following coding sequences:
- the nagB gene encoding glucosamine-6-phosphate deaminase — MEVIIQQDAEAASLLVAKLIAKALRENPFLVLGLATGGTMEAVYAHLVRMHKEEGLDFSLCRTFNLDEYVGLPPDDPNSYRQYMQRHLFSHVNINPRMTHLPNGMAADLDRECDEYEKLIKRFGGVDLQLLGIGRDGHIGFNEPLSALLSRTRVKALTPTTVAQNAIYFGDPHKVPRRAITMGVGTILDARRCLLLATGAHKAEIVAKAVEGPVTAMISATALQLHPKCTVVVDEAAASKLQGHEYYRWIFQTEPEWAEFR, encoded by the coding sequence ATGGAAGTTATCATTCAACAAGATGCCGAGGCCGCCTCGCTGCTGGTGGCCAAACTCATCGCCAAGGCGCTGCGCGAGAATCCCTTTCTGGTGCTTGGCCTGGCCACCGGCGGCACCATGGAAGCCGTCTATGCCCACCTGGTCCGCATGCACAAGGAGGAGGGACTGGATTTTTCCCTCTGTCGCACCTTCAACCTGGACGAATATGTGGGCCTGCCCCCCGACGACCCCAATTCCTACCGCCAATACATGCAGCGCCATTTGTTCAGCCACGTGAACATCAATCCCCGCATGACCCATCTGCCCAATGGCATGGCCGCGGACCTCGACCGCGAATGCGACGAATACGAAAAACTCATCAAACGCTTCGGCGGCGTGGATTTGCAACTCCTGGGCATTGGCCGCGACGGCCACATCGGTTTCAACGAGCCTTTGTCCGCCTTGTTGTCACGCACCCGCGTCAAGGCCCTCACCCCCACCACCGTGGCGCAGAATGCCATCTACTTCGGCGACCCCCACAAAGTCCCCCGCCGCGCCATCACCATGGGCGTGGGCACCATTCTGGATGCCCGCCGCTGCCTGCTCCTGGCCACCGGCGCGCATAAAGCCGAAATCGTGGCCAAAGCCGTGGAAGGGCCGGTCACCGCCATGATTTCTGCCACCGCTTTGCAGTTGCATCCTAAATGCACCGTGGTGGTGGATGAAGCCGCCGCCTCCAAACTGCAAGGGCATGAGTACTACCGCTGGATTTTCCAAACTGAGCCTGAATGGGCCGAGTTTCGTTGA
- a CDS encoding glucosamine-6-phosphate deaminase has protein sequence MSLVRTFKVDQLPVRVYANQPAMAAAAAAEVRDFLASLIQQQGQARVILASAASQEQFLAALVALPGVDWSRITLFHMDEYLGITAEHPASFRKFLRERVESRVKPHCFHYIQGEAPEPLKEIDRYTALLQAMPIDLCCLGIGENGHIAFNDPPVADFADPRPMKLVQLDERCRRQQVGEGAFPSLEAVPHYAYTLTVPTLCAARKMVCIVPERRKAEAVRLALQGPLSTACPASILRRQQHAVLYLDADSAAELPPEFPNA, from the coding sequence ATGAGCCTTGTACGCACCTTCAAAGTGGACCAACTCCCCGTGCGGGTGTACGCCAACCAGCCCGCCATGGCCGCAGCCGCTGCGGCGGAAGTCCGGGATTTTCTCGCCAGCCTAATCCAACAACAGGGCCAGGCGCGCGTCATCCTGGCTTCCGCAGCCTCTCAGGAGCAATTCCTGGCAGCGTTGGTTGCGCTGCCGGGTGTGGACTGGTCTCGTATCACCCTCTTTCACATGGACGAATACCTCGGCATCACCGCCGAACACCCCGCCAGCTTCCGGAAATTTTTGCGCGAACGTGTCGAGTCCCGCGTAAAGCCTCATTGTTTTCATTACATCCAGGGGGAAGCCCCGGAGCCGCTGAAGGAAATTGACCGTTACACCGCTTTGTTGCAGGCCATGCCCATAGACCTGTGCTGCCTGGGCATCGGTGAAAACGGCCACATTGCCTTCAACGACCCGCCGGTGGCGGATTTTGCGGACCCGCGTCCCATGAAGCTGGTGCAGTTGGACGAACGCTGCCGCCGACAGCAGGTGGGCGAGGGGGCCTTTCCCTCCCTGGAGGCCGTCCCGCATTACGCCTACACCTTGACCGTGCCCACGCTGTGCGCGGCCCGCAAAATGGTGTGCATCGTGCCGGAACGCCGCAAAGCGGAAGCGGTGCGTCTTGCGTTGCAAGGCCCATTGAGCACCGCCTGCCCCGCCTCCATCTTACGCCGCCAGCAGCATGCCGTGCTGTACCTGGACGCCGATTCCGCAGCGGAGCTGCCGCCAGAATTTCCCAACGCTTGA
- a CDS encoding uroporphyrinogen decarboxylase family protein, which yields MMNLPFTPAVYEHAARFVGRTPWEVSRNPELLYAGHRAAWLTYHHTPVVVGIDIYNLEAEAYGAHITVPEGNGIPAIHEPLVDSVEAGLALPPFDPQRDGRLPMVIAVAQRLKRDLPEADVRLPVAGPFSVAFNLRGIQNLCEDVALRPQLTARWLMQLADNQARFCRAIAAAGLDIAFFESAAAPPLLSPRQFREIELPALQRILSLAADIVGHPVPCIMGGDTFRIYDELMSTGTHFVVCNVETNQAAFVARAKVEHPHVRIRVNMDAAIVACDQPERIYREIDRIVALTAGHPNCLLGTGCLPYETPPGNVQLIKDYLASLS from the coding sequence ATGATGAACCTGCCTTTTACGCCGGCCGTGTACGAGCACGCTGCCCGCTTTGTCGGGCGCACGCCGTGGGAAGTCTCCCGCAACCCTGAACTCCTATACGCCGGACACCGCGCCGCCTGGCTGACTTACCACCACACGCCCGTAGTGGTGGGCATTGACATCTACAACCTGGAAGCCGAAGCCTATGGCGCCCACATTACCGTGCCGGAAGGCAACGGCATCCCCGCCATCCATGAACCTTTGGTGGATAGTGTCGAAGCAGGGCTGGCCCTGCCGCCCTTTGACCCGCAGCGCGATGGCCGCCTGCCGATGGTTATCGCCGTGGCGCAGCGCTTGAAACGTGACCTGCCCGAGGCCGACGTGCGCCTTCCCGTGGCTGGTCCGTTCTCGGTTGCCTTTAATTTGCGCGGCATCCAGAACCTTTGTGAAGACGTGGCTCTGCGCCCCCAACTCACGGCCCGCTGGCTCATGCAGCTCGCCGATAACCAGGCCCGCTTTTGCCGTGCCATTGCCGCGGCAGGATTGGACATCGCCTTCTTCGAGTCCGCCGCCGCGCCCCCCTTGCTTTCCCCGCGCCAGTTTCGCGAAATCGAATTGCCCGCCCTCCAGCGCATACTCAGTCTCGCGGCGGACATCGTGGGACACCCCGTGCCCTGCATCATGGGCGGCGACACCTTCCGCATTTACGACGAATTGATGTCCACCGGCACGCACTTTGTCGTGTGCAATGTCGAAACCAACCAGGCCGCCTTTGTGGCGCGTGCCAAAGTGGAGCATCCTCACGTGCGCATCCGGGTGAACATGGACGCCGCCATTGTGGCTTGCGACCAGCCGGAGCGCATTTACCGCGAAATTGACCGCATCGTGGCGCTGACGGCGGGCCATCCCAATTGTTTGCTCGGCACCGGTTGCCTGCCGTATGAAACACCCCCCGGCAACGTTCAGCTCATCAAAGACTACCTCGCCTCCCTCTCGTGA
- the murQ gene encoding N-acetylmuramic acid 6-phosphate etherase: protein MALTAGPFPNTPKLLGIEGGGTCTVALFVQGEQVQRWEGGPANLHLLTDEQLTELLREVARQFPRPDALAIGLPGARLESDRERIRRAAAECWPAVPCLATNDLETALAAQPARQPLPRVLVLSGTGSCCYGQTEGRGVRTGGWGHLLGDWGSAYWIAVTALRQTLAIYDHTRRWPALGARFLTRLNLNVPEDLIDWAKTATKDQMAALAVTVFDAANAGDRHAEAVLREAAEHLASDAAACARRIARPRSAVEFILAGGTLLKQPRFAARVSREIRARWPQAKVVKLSRESAWGAVELAARLARLPKAPCLRNNNAASIKLNPLLSPTEEPNPRSRHLDELPLSRAIDLMLSEEQRTPAAVRAARRDLEETIRRVVRAFRRGGRLFYVGAGTSGRLGILDASECPPTFSVPAEMVQGIMAGGAPAVFQAVEGAEDDEAAGRQAMVGRGITAKDVVIGIASSGRTPFVLSALCQARKLGAYTVLLHCNPRLQLPEEKQPHRFICLPTGPEVLTGSTRLKAGTATKLALNLISTLSMVRLGKVLGHWMVDMRPTNSKLRARAVRIVSHLTGAPPEQAQAALEAEDWNIREVVRRLGRRRPAHEREAR, encoded by the coding sequence ATGGCTTTGACGGCTGGCCCATTCCCCAACACACCCAAACTGCTGGGCATCGAAGGCGGCGGGACCTGCACGGTGGCCCTGTTTGTCCAGGGTGAGCAGGTGCAGCGCTGGGAGGGGGGGCCAGCCAATTTGCATCTACTAACCGATGAACAGTTGACGGAGCTATTGCGGGAGGTTGCCCGTCAATTTCCGCGCCCGGATGCCCTGGCGATTGGTTTGCCTGGGGCACGGTTGGAGTCAGACCGCGAGCGCATTCGGCGAGCGGCGGCGGAGTGCTGGCCGGCGGTGCCCTGCCTGGCGACCAATGATTTGGAAACCGCGCTGGCGGCACAGCCGGCGCGCCAGCCGCTGCCGCGGGTGTTGGTGCTGAGCGGCACGGGTTCTTGTTGTTACGGGCAGACGGAGGGGCGCGGGGTGCGCACTGGCGGTTGGGGACATTTGCTGGGCGACTGGGGCAGCGCGTATTGGATTGCGGTCACTGCTTTGCGTCAAACACTGGCCATTTATGACCATACGCGCCGCTGGCCGGCGCTGGGGGCGCGCTTTTTGACACGGCTGAATTTGAATGTGCCGGAGGATTTGATTGATTGGGCCAAAACGGCCACCAAAGACCAGATGGCCGCGCTGGCGGTGACGGTGTTTGACGCGGCCAATGCCGGTGACCGGCACGCCGAGGCGGTATTGCGGGAGGCCGCCGAGCACCTGGCCAGTGATGCGGCGGCGTGCGCCCGGCGGATTGCGCGCCCGCGGTCGGCGGTGGAGTTTATTCTGGCGGGCGGCACGCTGTTAAAGCAGCCCCGATTCGCCGCGCGGGTGTCCCGGGAGATTCGGGCCCGCTGGCCGCAGGCCAAGGTGGTCAAGCTCAGCCGGGAAAGCGCATGGGGAGCGGTGGAATTGGCGGCGCGGCTGGCAAGGCTGCCCAAGGCTCCGTGCTTGAGGAATAACAACGCCGCATCCATCAAACTTAATCCCCTTCTTTCGCCCACCGAGGAGCCCAACCCGCGCTCCCGGCATCTGGACGAACTGCCGCTGTCCCGGGCGATTGATTTGATGTTGAGTGAGGAGCAACGGACCCCTGCGGCGGTGCGGGCTGCCCGCCGGGATTTGGAGGAGACCATTCGCCGGGTGGTGCGGGCCTTCCGGCGTGGCGGGCGGCTTTTTTATGTGGGCGCAGGCACCAGCGGACGGCTGGGAATCCTGGATGCCAGTGAATGCCCGCCCACCTTCAGCGTGCCAGCGGAGATGGTGCAAGGCATCATGGCGGGCGGGGCGCCGGCGGTGTTTCAGGCGGTGGAAGGGGCGGAAGACGATGAGGCGGCGGGCCGGCAAGCCATGGTGGGACGAGGGATTACGGCCAAGGATGTGGTCATCGGCATCGCCAGCAGCGGGCGCACGCCCTTTGTCTTGAGCGCACTGTGCCAGGCACGCAAGCTCGGCGCCTACACGGTGCTCCTGCATTGCAACCCGCGGCTGCAATTACCGGAGGAAAAACAGCCCCACCGATTTATTTGCCTGCCCACGGGGCCGGAGGTGCTGACCGGCTCCACGCGGCTCAAGGCGGGGACGGCCACCAAACTGGCATTGAACCTCATTTCCACGCTGAGCATGGTGCGCCTGGGCAAGGTGCTGGGGCATTGGATGGTGGACATGCGGCCCACCAATTCCAAGCTGCGCGCGCGGGCGGTGCGCATCGTCAGTCATTTAACCGGCGCCCCCCCTGAACAAGCGCAAGCGGCGCTGGAAGCGGAGGACTGGAACATCCGGGAAGTGGTGCGGCGGCTGGGGCGGCGGCGTCCGGCTCACGAGAGGGAGGCGAGGTAG
- a CDS encoding sulfate/molybdate ABC transporter ATP-binding protein, producing MSIQLRNLTKRFGHVEAVSRVNLEVQDGELLALLGPSGCGKTTVLRMIAGLEEPTEGDIFIHGERVNHVPVQRRNIGFVFQNYALFKTMNVFDNIAFGLKVKKWKAEAQAQRVQELLKLFDLEGLSQRYPHQLSGGQRQRVAIARALAIQPRVLLLDEPFGAVDAKIRQELREWLVHLHDELNLTTIFVTHDQEEAMEVSRRIAIFSRGRLEQIGTPREVYEQPANEFVARFVGVMNVLETVVRDGMARCGELEFPAHGLNEGQAMRIGFRPYAVQISPDLTQYRYRAVLRHTFFLGIMLRLELELPSGLTIRARMTKEEYHALGLHDNCEVSFQIKAYRILAQEGAPLPPETSQIIEMPPNLGEGI from the coding sequence ATGAGCATTCAATTACGCAATTTAACGAAGCGTTTTGGCCACGTCGAGGCGGTGAGCCGGGTCAATCTGGAAGTGCAGGATGGAGAGCTGCTGGCTCTGCTGGGGCCGAGTGGCTGTGGCAAGACCACGGTGCTACGCATGATTGCCGGGCTGGAGGAGCCCACTGAAGGGGACATTTTCATTCATGGGGAGCGCGTGAACCATGTGCCGGTGCAACGGCGCAATATTGGGTTTGTGTTTCAAAATTATGCGTTGTTCAAGACGATGAACGTCTTTGACAACATTGCGTTCGGGTTGAAGGTCAAGAAGTGGAAAGCGGAGGCGCAGGCGCAGCGCGTGCAGGAATTGTTGAAATTGTTTGATTTGGAAGGACTCAGCCAGCGGTATCCGCATCAGCTTTCGGGCGGGCAGCGCCAGCGGGTGGCCATTGCCCGCGCGCTGGCCATTCAGCCGCGGGTGCTGCTGCTGGATGAGCCGTTTGGGGCGGTGGACGCCAAAATCCGGCAGGAATTGCGGGAGTGGCTGGTGCATTTGCATGACGAATTGAATCTGACGACCATTTTTGTCACCCACGATCAGGAAGAGGCGATGGAGGTGAGCCGGCGGATTGCCATTTTTTCGCGCGGGCGGCTGGAGCAAATCGGCACGCCGCGCGAGGTGTATGAGCAACCGGCCAATGAATTTGTGGCGCGGTTTGTGGGGGTGATGAATGTGCTGGAGACGGTGGTGCGTGATGGGATGGCGCGGTGCGGCGAGCTGGAATTTCCGGCGCACGGGCTGAATGAAGGACAGGCCATGCGGATTGGCTTCCGTCCCTACGCGGTGCAGATTTCACCGGATTTGACCCAGTACCGTTACCGGGCGGTGTTGCGGCATACGTTCTTTTTAGGCATCATGTTGCGGCTGGAATTGGAGCTGCCGTCCGGCCTGACCATTCGCGCGCGAATGACCAAGGAGGAATACCATGCGCTGGGGCTGCACGATAACTGCGAAGTGTCCTTCCAAATCAAGGCCTACCGGATTCTGGCGCAGGAAGGCGCGCCTCTGCCGCCGGAGACCAGCCAGATCATCGAAATGCCACCCAACCTGGGCGAGGGCATCTGA
- the cysW gene encoding sulfate ABC transporter permease subunit CysW — MAGHVKSQISAPRRKLRRSTDEPAWVRWGLTGLAMAFAVVFLFLPLANVFAQALSRGWQYYQQSIAHPHTLAAIKLTLLIAAICVPLNCLFGLAAAWAIAKFEFRGKSILTALIDLPFSVSPVVSGLMIVVLFGAQGVLGEWLRERGIHIVFSVSGMALATLFVTFPFVARELIPVMQASGSDQEQAALTLGASGWRTFWHVTLPSVKWGLLYGIILCNARAMGEFGAVSVVSSHIAGLTDTLPLRVEKLYNEYNAAGAFAVASLLAMLALVTLVIKTWLEWRVAREEWLAQQAPEAGAPSENGNSGNA; from the coding sequence ATGGCGGGACACGTTAAAAGCCAGATCAGCGCGCCACGGCGGAAATTGCGGCGCAGCACGGATGAACCCGCGTGGGTGCGGTGGGGGCTGACGGGGCTGGCGATGGCGTTTGCGGTGGTGTTTCTTTTTCTGCCGCTGGCCAATGTCTTTGCCCAGGCGCTCAGCCGGGGCTGGCAGTATTACCAGCAGTCCATTGCGCATCCGCACACGCTGGCGGCGATTAAGTTGACGCTGCTGATTGCGGCGATTTGCGTGCCGCTTAACTGCCTCTTTGGGCTGGCGGCGGCGTGGGCCATTGCGAAGTTTGAATTTCGGGGCAAGTCCATCCTGACCGCGTTGATCGACCTCCCCTTTTCGGTTTCACCGGTGGTCTCGGGCTTGATGATTGTCGTGCTATTTGGAGCGCAGGGAGTGCTGGGCGAGTGGCTGCGGGAGCGCGGGATTCATATCGTGTTTTCGGTGTCGGGCATGGCGCTGGCCACCTTGTTTGTGACTTTTCCGTTTGTCGCCCGGGAGCTGATTCCGGTGATGCAGGCCAGCGGCTCGGATCAGGAGCAGGCGGCCCTGACGCTGGGCGCCAGCGGCTGGCGGACGTTCTGGCATGTGACGCTGCCGTCGGTCAAGTGGGGGCTGCTGTATGGGATCATTCTCTGCAACGCCCGGGCGATGGGGGAATTTGGCGCGGTCTCGGTGGTCTCCAGCCACATTGCGGGGCTGACGGATACCCTGCCGTTGCGGGTGGAAAAACTTTACAATGAATACAATGCCGCCGGGGCCTTTGCGGTGGCCAGCCTGCTGGCGATGCTGGCGCTGGTGACGCTGGTGATTAAAACCTGGCTGGAGTGGCGGGTGGCCCGCGAGGAATGGCTGGCGCAGCAGGCCCCGGAGGCAGGGGCGCCGAGTGAAAATGGGAATTCAGGGAACGCATGA